The Chondrinema litorale genome includes a window with the following:
- a CDS encoding cellulase family glycosylhydrolase — MKMKLLSICVLLAISMWYCTSTPAQITSTDFLKADGTVLRNNYGTGDTVMLRGTNLGSWLSMEYWMCPLGTGSLNRSQWVASASSTFHESNLQSVFDRDLDTRWSNGAAQVADSSQYFMVDMQENVIFNRVSFEAGSFTGDYARGYVIEVSEDSISWETAATGTGTTENIYIQLPNIYYKRYMRITQTGTTDENYWSIAEFNLYMEDDYSVRNSLILRFGEDGMDSLLNYYQETWITESDLDSVKAMGMNMVRVPFYWMEIMYNDGTIKPHGFDQLDWVVAECAERDMYVILDLHGAPGGLNGFITSGQAHANELWTDTTYQQMTIDIWKALATHFKDNPTVAAYDPMNEPFSSDQNTYPIHAFYNTLYQEIRAIDQDHVISIGAFPGFSYVVAPDYYGWENVLYQVHHYNEDKTNYDSQSGFIDAVLRDMANHQHIWDVPILAGEFNFWNFPDLWDKYLNGVNALNISWSNWAYKTKRTDSPIENWGYYDNNTNPSPDIHYDSFEDIANKWQQFATPDFRRNTTLINTVSAHTADTITYPPYGSSIWLKGYNDTYLRSEGDGTPMSCNSSSYGTSGIFELINAGDGKVAFMDFNGNYISMNTETNQLICSSDSIGDSEKFTFINLGNGKMGLRGSNDLFVSAEDGYQPVICNRDYIDGWEVFEWEEIQLDILSTEESILKSSIIYPNPTDEQLVIETELFDFTIDLFDTSGKILKSSMGKNGTAKMDVSDVNSGIYYVKIYNVFHEISKRILIK, encoded by the coding sequence ATGAAAATGAAACTATTATCCATCTGTGTTTTACTGGCAATTTCGATGTGGTATTGCACCTCAACACCCGCACAGATTACATCTACAGATTTTCTAAAAGCAGATGGCACAGTGTTAAGAAATAACTATGGAACAGGCGATACAGTGATGTTGAGAGGGACCAATCTTGGTTCTTGGCTGAGTATGGAATATTGGATGTGCCCTTTAGGAACTGGCTCGCTTAATAGAAGTCAATGGGTGGCAAGTGCCTCTTCTACCTTTCACGAATCTAATTTGCAGAGTGTTTTCGACAGAGATTTAGATACTCGATGGAGTAACGGAGCAGCTCAAGTGGCAGATAGCTCACAATATTTTATGGTTGATATGCAGGAAAATGTCATTTTCAATAGAGTATCTTTTGAAGCTGGTTCATTTACTGGCGATTATGCCAGAGGATATGTAATCGAGGTTTCTGAGGATTCTATCTCTTGGGAAACGGCAGCCACAGGTACCGGAACTACTGAAAATATTTATATACAGCTTCCAAATATCTATTACAAAAGATATATGAGAATTACGCAAACAGGTACAACTGACGAGAATTATTGGTCAATTGCAGAATTCAACCTTTATATGGAAGATGATTATTCTGTGAGAAACTCATTGATTTTAAGATTTGGCGAAGATGGGATGGACTCTTTACTCAATTACTATCAAGAAACTTGGATTACAGAAAGTGATTTGGATAGTGTAAAAGCAATGGGTATGAATATGGTTCGGGTACCTTTTTATTGGATGGAGATCATGTACAATGATGGCACAATTAAGCCACATGGTTTCGATCAGTTAGACTGGGTAGTGGCAGAATGTGCTGAAAGAGATATGTATGTAATCCTCGATTTACATGGTGCTCCGGGTGGATTAAATGGTTTTATCACCAGTGGCCAAGCTCATGCCAATGAGCTTTGGACAGACACCACCTACCAACAAATGACCATTGATATTTGGAAGGCATTGGCTACGCATTTTAAAGATAATCCCACAGTAGCTGCTTACGACCCAATGAATGAACCATTCAGTTCAGATCAAAATACCTATCCGATACATGCATTTTACAATACACTTTATCAAGAAATAAGGGCGATTGACCAAGATCATGTTATTTCGATAGGAGCTTTTCCAGGATTTAGCTATGTAGTTGCTCCTGATTATTACGGTTGGGAAAATGTACTCTATCAGGTGCATCATTATAATGAAGACAAAACAAATTACGACTCGCAAAGTGGCTTTATAGATGCTGTTTTACGGGATATGGCCAACCACCAACATATTTGGGATGTACCGATACTGGCCGGAGAATTTAATTTTTGGAACTTCCCCGATTTATGGGATAAATATTTGAATGGGGTAAATGCGCTAAATATTTCGTGGTCTAACTGGGCTTATAAAACCAAAAGGACAGACAGTCCGATTGAAAACTGGGGATATTATGACAACAACACCAATCCATCACCCGATATCCATTACGATTCATTCGAAGACATAGCCAACAAATGGCAGCAGTTTGCTACACCAGATTTTCGAAGAAATACAACTTTGATCAATACAGTTTCGGCACATACAGCAGATACAATTACCTATCCGCCATATGGTAGTTCGATTTGGTTAAAAGGTTATAATGATACTTATCTGCGATCAGAAGGCGATGGAACTCCTATGTCTTGTAACAGCAGTAGTTACGGCACTAGTGGCATTTTCGAATTAATAAATGCGGGTGATGGAAAAGTAGCTTTTATGGATTTTAATGGGAATTACATAAGCATGAATACTGAAACAAATCAGCTAATTTGTAGCAGCGATAGCATTGGCGATTCTGAGAAATTTACTTTTATCAATTTGGGTAATGGTAAAATGGGATTGCGTGGTAGTAACGATTTGTTTGTAAGCGCAGAAGATGGCTACCAACCTGTAATTTGTAACCGCGATTATATTGATGGTTGGGAAGTTTTTGAGTGGGAAGAAATTCAATTAGATATTTTATCTACGGAAGAAAGCATACTTAAAAGTAGCATCATTTACCCGAATCCAACAGATGAGCAATTGGTGATTGAAACTGAATTGTTCGATTTCACCATAGATCTATTCGATACATCTGGAAAAATACTAAAGTCGAGTATGGGTAAAAATGGGACTGCAAAAATGGATGTCTCAGACGTCAACTCAGGAATTTATTATGTAAAAATTTATAATGTGTTTCACGAAATCTCCAAAAGAATACTCATAAAGTAA